A window from Desulfovibrio sp. X2 encodes these proteins:
- a CDS encoding TRAP transporter small permease yields the protein MIARLFNSLEEGVIILLLAAMTLLVFVEVILRFVFNTGLLWAEELTLAMSAWMVLFGASYGIKVGSHIGVDAAIKAMPRGARRVVTGVAICCGLAYCVMIIYGAFIYAQKMHSIGLEMQDLPVPRWLSHGVPLIVGFALIGWRLLALLWKVVRGEAESFALTDEAKDSMRLVEEARRAAGEPGGDEPGGNDAGPGGNGEATR from the coding sequence ATGATCGCGCGCCTGTTCAACAGCCTGGAGGAGGGTGTCATCATCCTCCTCCTGGCTGCCATGACCCTGCTCGTCTTCGTCGAGGTGATCCTTCGCTTCGTCTTCAACACCGGGCTGCTCTGGGCCGAGGAACTGACCCTGGCCATGTCCGCCTGGATGGTCCTCTTCGGGGCCTCCTACGGCATCAAGGTCGGCTCGCACATCGGCGTGGACGCGGCCATCAAGGCCATGCCCAGGGGCGCGCGGCGCGTGGTCACCGGCGTGGCCATCTGCTGCGGACTGGCCTACTGCGTGATGATCATCTACGGGGCCTTCATCTACGCCCAGAAGATGCACAGCATCGGCCTGGAGATGCAGGACCTGCCCGTGCCCCGCTGGCTGTCCCACGGCGTGCCCCTGATCGTCGGCTTCGCGCTCATCGGCTGGCGGCTCCTGGCGCTCTTGTGGAAGGTCGTGCGCGGCGAGGCGGAGAGCTTCGCCCTGACCGACGAGGCCAAGGACAGCATGCGCCTCGTGGAGGAGGCCAGGCGCGCCGCGGGCGAGCCCGGAGGCGACGAGCCGGGAGGGAATGACGCCGGGCCCGGCGGAAACGGGGAGGCGACGCGATGA